The following are encoded together in the Triticum dicoccoides isolate Atlit2015 ecotype Zavitan chromosome 6B, WEW_v2.0, whole genome shotgun sequence genome:
- the LOC119322190 gene encoding ATP synthase delta chain, chloroplastic-like, with translation MAALRLASSITLCPAAAAASPSSAAAPRAASFACAVARGLPSLRLAAPRRRRGDIGRPSAAGAEAAAENYATALTEVAAESDSLDATVADMEKLEKIFAEEAIAEFFDNPTVPREEKTALIDEIAKSSELQPHTVNFLNVVIDNTRASLMPQIVREFETAYNALTGTEEAVVTSVVQLESQDLAQIATHVQNITGAANVRIKTRLDPELIAGFTVQYGRDSSNFIDMSVRKQIAEITSEFEMPSVNLEV, from the coding sequence ATGGCCGCCCTCCGCCTCGCCTCCTCCATCACCCTCTGCCCGGCGGCCGCGGCCGCGTCGCCCTCGTCGGccgccgcgccccgcgccgcctccttcGCCTGCGCGGTCGCGCGCGGGCTCCCCTCCCTCCGcctcgccgcgccccgccgccgccgcggcgacaTCGGCAGGCCCAGCGCCGCCGGCGCCGAGGCCGCGGCCGAGAACTACGCGACCGCGCTCACGGAGGTGGCCGCCGAGAGCGACTCCCTCGACGCGACCGTGGCCGACATGGAGAAGCTGGAGAAGATCTTCGCCGAGGAGGCCATCGCCGAGTTCTTCGACAACCCCACCGTGCCGCGCGAGGAGAAGACGGCGCTCATCGACGAGATCGCCAAGTCGTCGGAGCTGCAGCCGCACACCGTCAACTTCCTCAACGTGGTCATCGACAACACCCGCGCCAGCCTGATGCCGCAGATCGTGCGCGAGTTCGAGACCGCCTACAACGCGCTCACCGGCACCGAGGAGGCCGTCGTCACCTCCGTCGTGCAGCTCGAGTCGCAGGACCTCGCGCAGATCGCCACGCACGTGCAGAACATCACCGGCGCCGCCAACGTCCGGATCAAGACCCGACTTGACCCGGAGCTCATCGCCGGCTTCACCGTGCAGTACGGCCGCGACAGCTCCAACTTCATCGACATGAGCGTCCGCAAGCAGATCGCGGAGATCACGTCCGAGTTCGAGATGCCCTCCGTCAACCTCGAAGTCTGA